Proteins from a single region of Budorcas taxicolor isolate Tak-1 chromosome 7, Takin1.1, whole genome shotgun sequence:
- the TBXA2R gene encoding thromboxane A2 receptor, translating to MWPNASSLGPCFRPMNITLEERRLIASPWFAASFCLVGLASNLLALSVLMGARQGSSQSRSSFLTFLCGLVLTDFMGLLVTGAIVVTQHFVLFEWQAVDPGCSLCHFMGVIMVFFGLCPLLLGAAMASERFLGITRPFSRPATASQRRAWTTVGLVWASALALGLLPLLGVGHYTVQYPGSWCFLTLGTDPGDVAFGLLFALLGSISVGMSFLLNTISVATLCHVYHGQATAQQRPRDCEVEMMVQLMGIMVVASICWMPLLVFIAQTVLRSPPAMSPMGQLSRPTEQQLLIYLRVATWNQILDPWVYILFRRAVIQRFYPRLSTRSRSLSLQPQLTRRSTIH from the exons ATGTGGCCCAATGCCAGTTCTCTGGGACCCTGTTTCCGGCCAATGAACATCACACTGGAGGAACGGCGCCTGATTGCCTCCCCATGGTTCGCAGCCTCTTTCTGCCTGGTGGGCCTGGCCTCCAACCTGCTGGCGCTGAGTGTGCTGATGGGCGCACGGCAGGGCAGCTCCCAGTCTAGATCTTCCTTCCTGACCTTCCTCTGTGGCCTGGTCCTCACTGACTTCATGGGGCTGCTGGTCACTGGTGCCATCGTGGTGACCCAGCACTTCGTCCTCTTTGAATGGCAGGCCGTGGACCCTGGCTGCAGCCTCTGCCATTTCATGGGCGTCATCATGGTCTTTTTCGGCCTGTGTCCACTGCTACTGGGGGCCGCCATGGCCTCAGAGCGCTTCCTGGGCATCACCCGGCCCTTCTCAAGGCCCGCGACTGCCTCACAGCGCCGAGCCTGGACCACAGTGGGGCTGGTGTGGGCCTCTGCGCTGGCACTGGGCCTGCTGCCCCTTCTGGGCGTGGGCCACTACACCGTGCAGTATCCCGGCTCCTGGTGCTTCCTCACACTCGGCACCGATCCGGGGGACGTGGCCTTCGGCCTGCTCTTTGCACTCCTCGGCAGCATCTCAGTGGGGATGTCCTTCCTGCTCAATACCATCAGTGTGGCCACCCTGTGCCACGTCTACCATGGGCAGGCGACTGCCCAGCAGCGCCCGAGGGACTGCGAGGTGGAGATGATGGTGCAGCTCATGGGCATTATGGTGGTGGCCAGCATTTGCTGGATGCCACTGCTG GTCTTCATCGCCCAGACGGTGCTGCGGAGCCCGCCTGCCATGAGCCCGATGGGGCAGCTGTCCCGCCCCACGGAGCAGCAGCTGCTCATCTACCTGCGAGTGGCCACCTGGAACCAGATCCTCGACCCCTGGGTGTACATCCTGTTTCGCCGGGCAGTGATCCAGCGCTTCTACCCTCGCCTGAGCACCCGGTCCAGGTCACTgtccctgcagccccagctcaccCGCAGGTCAACAATTCACTAG
- the GIPC3 gene encoding PDZ domain-containing protein GIPC3: METTAVREARGAEAQRLPAPPPSPAEPPAASPTPAAPRARPRLVFRTQLAHGSPTGKIEGFTNVRELYAKIAEAFGIAPTEILFCTLNSHKVDMQKLLGGQIGLEDFIFAHVRGETKEVEVTKTEDALGLTITDNGAGYAFIKRIKEGSIINRIEAVCVGDSIEAINDHSIVGCRHYEVAKMLRELPKSQPFTLRLVQPKRAFDMIGQRSRSSKYPMEAKVSSGRETLRLRSGGAATVEEVPSEFEEEASRRVDDLLESYMGIRDPELASTMVETSKKTVSVQEFARHLDSVLGEFAFPDEFVVEVWAAIGEAREACG; the protein is encoded by the exons ATGGAGACCACAGCGGTCCGCGAGGCCCGGGGGGCCGAGGCTCAGCGCCTGCCCGCGCCCCCGCCCTCGCCCGCCGAGCCCCCGGCAGCGTCCCCGACCCCAgccgcgccccgcgcccgcccgCGCCTCGTCTTCCGCACGCAGCTGGCGCACGGCAGCCCCACGGGCAAGATCGAGGGCTTCACCAACGTGCGCGAGCTCTACGCCAAGATCGCCGAGGCCTTCGGAATCGCGCCCACCGAG ATCTTATTCTGCACCCTAAACAGCCACAAGGTGGACATGCAGAAACTCCTGGGCGGCCAGATAGGGTTGGAGGACTTTATCTTTGCCCATGTGCGAGGCGAGACCAAGGAGGTGGAGGTCACTAAGACGGAGGACGCCCTGGGACTGACCATCACGGACAACGGGGCCGGCTATGCCTTCATCAAG AGGATCAAGGAAGGCAGCATCATCAACCGAATCGAGGCAGTGTGTGTGGGAGACAGCATTGAGGCCATAAACGACCACTCGATCGTCGGCTGCCGCCACTACGAGGTGGCCAAGATGCTGCGTGAGCTGCCGAAGTCGCAGCCCTTCACCCTACGGCTGGTGCAACCCAAGAGAGCCTTCG ATATGATTGGCCAGAGGAGCCGGAGCAGCAAATACCCCATGGAAGCGAAAGTCAGCAGTGGGAGGGAGACCCTGCGGCTTCGGTCTGGAGGGGCCGCCACTGTGGAGGAAGTG CCCAGTGAATTTGAGGAGGAGGCATCTCGGAGGGTGGACGACCTGCTGGAGAGTTACATGGGCATTCGGGACCCAGAGCTGG CATCCACCATGGTGGAGACGTCCAAGAAGACAGTGAGCGTCCAGGAGTTTGCACGCCATTTAGACTCCGTCTTGGGCGAGTTCGCCTTCCCAGACGAGTTTGTGGTGGAGGTGTGGGCCGCCATCGGcgaggccagggaagcctgtggctAG